The following are encoded in a window of uncultured Pseudomonas sp. genomic DNA:
- a CDS encoding GGDEF domain-containing protein yields MKLPHLEWVNQDSSYLRQHQQGFRALRFDAELEQAFKRYHANEYLRRMRWALLVATVLALLFVLLDALNMPEPLRGQVLALRLGVIQPLLLLAWLATYRRALRDHLQLLGGAVALLCGLAVAAIIGLARYHNFALPYEGIILVTVFFYFLTGLRFSTAVLCGWLTLLAYLAVEMSVGLTGEWLLSNALFLTLANIIGSVGCYSLEYASRQNFLAHGLLQDLAEKDFLTGLLNRRAFTERAERSWRQAQRETQALGVVMMDVDFFKRYNDHYGHAAGDEALRQIAQVIGEHARRPLDCAARYGGEEFVGIWYGLSEAQLLVILEDIRRAIEALALEHAYSDAAEVVTLSIGMAYLAPLPHQSLSDALRLADVALYLAKEQGRNRVVGKRQDD; encoded by the coding sequence GTGAAGTTACCGCATCTAGAGTGGGTTAATCAGGATTCGTCGTACCTGCGTCAGCATCAGCAGGGGTTTCGCGCGCTGCGATTTGATGCTGAGTTGGAGCAGGCGTTCAAGCGCTACCACGCCAATGAGTACCTGCGGCGCATGCGTTGGGCATTGCTGGTAGCCACGGTGCTGGCGCTGCTGTTTGTGCTGCTGGATGCGCTCAACATGCCGGAGCCTCTGCGCGGTCAGGTACTGGCCCTGCGCCTGGGGGTGATTCAGCCGCTGCTGCTGTTGGCCTGGCTGGCGACCTATCGGCGCGCGCTGCGCGATCACTTGCAGCTGCTTGGCGGCGCAGTGGCGCTGCTCTGCGGGTTGGCCGTGGCGGCTATTATCGGCTTGGCGCGCTATCACAACTTTGCCCTGCCTTATGAGGGCATCATCCTGGTCACGGTGTTCTTCTATTTCCTCACCGGTTTGCGTTTTAGCACCGCAGTGCTGTGCGGCTGGCTGACGTTGCTGGCGTACCTGGCGGTGGAAATGAGTGTTGGCTTGACCGGTGAGTGGCTGCTGAGCAATGCCCTGTTTCTGACCCTGGCCAATATCATCGGCTCGGTGGGGTGCTACTCGCTGGAATACGCCTCGCGGCAGAACTTCCTCGCCCATGGTTTGCTGCAGGACCTGGCTGAGAAGGACTTCCTGACCGGGCTGCTCAATCGCCGCGCCTTCACCGAGCGTGCCGAGCGCAGCTGGCGTCAGGCGCAGCGGGAAACGCAGGCCTTGGGTGTGGTGATGATGGATGTCGATTTCTTCAAACGCTACAACGACCACTACGGCCATGCGGCGGGTGACGAGGCGCTGCGTCAGATTGCTCAGGTGATCGGTGAGCATGCGCGGCGGCCGCTGGATTGTGCCGCGCGCTACGGCGGCGAGGAGTTTGTCGGCATCTGGTATGGCCTGAGTGAAGCGCAACTGCTGGTGATCCTGGAGGACATTCGGCGGGCCATCGAAGCCCTAGCGCTCGAGCATGCCTACTCGGATGCAGCCGAGGTGGTGACGCTCAGCATCGGCATGGCCTACCTGGCGCCGCTGCCGCATCAGAGCCTGAGCGATGCCCTGCGTCTGGCGGATGTCGCCCTCTACCTGGCCAAGGAGCAAGGGCGCAACCGCGTGGTGGGCAAGCGCCAGGACGATTAA
- a CDS encoding dihydrofolate reductase, translating into MKTSLPLCLIAALAENRVIGRDNQLPWHLPADLKHFKALTLGKPIIMGRKTWDSLGRPLPGRLNLVVSRQPGLKLEGAEVFASLEVALERAEAWAQANGAEELMLIGGAQLYELGLAQAQRLYLTRVALSPEGDAYFPALSQADWQLSEETAHAGTAETPAYVFETWERHIAG; encoded by the coding sequence ATGAAAACTTCACTGCCCCTCTGCCTTATTGCCGCCCTCGCGGAAAACCGCGTGATCGGCCGCGACAACCAACTGCCCTGGCACCTGCCAGCGGACCTCAAACACTTCAAAGCGCTGACTCTAGGAAAGCCGATCATCATGGGTCGCAAGACCTGGGACTCGCTCGGTCGGCCGCTGCCGGGCCGGCTCAATCTGGTGGTCAGTCGCCAGCCCGGTTTAAAGCTAGAAGGTGCGGAAGTCTTCGCCAGCCTAGAGGTGGCACTTGAGCGCGCCGAAGCCTGGGCGCAGGCCAATGGTGCCGAGGAGTTGATGCTGATTGGCGGCGCGCAGCTGTATGAGCTGGGCTTGGCCCAAGCCCAGCGCTTGTACCTGACGCGCGTGGCGCTCAGCCCTGAGGGTGACGCGTATTTCCCGGCGTTGAGCCAGGCTGACTGGCAGCTCAGCGAAGAAACCGCACATGCCGGCACGGCAGAAACACCCGCTTATGTGTTTGAGACCTGGGAACGGCATATAGCGGGCTAA
- a CDS encoding nucleobase:cation symporter-2 family protein yields MSALEKPPATDELVFGLEDRPKPLISLLAALQHLLAIIVPIVTPGLLICQALGVSARDTNLIVSMSLVISGIATFVQCKRFGPFGAGLLIVQGTSFNFVGPLIAGGALMVQQGTPVEAVMAAIFGVVIAGSFIEMGVSRILPFVKRLISPLVTGIVVLMIGLTLIKIGLISMGGGFSAMADGTFANTENLLLSGVVLAVIVVLNRIPLIWMRSCAIIIALAIGYALAGYLGRLDFTGMREAELFQVPMPLHFGLGFSWSLFIPMLVIYLVTSLEAIGDVTATSKISRQPVEGPLWMQRIKGGVLVNGANSLLAGLFNTFPSSVFAQNNGVIQLTGIASRHIGLWIAAMLVILGLFPSVAGVIQAVPEPVLGGAALVMFGAVAAAGINILAGVHLDRRALLIISVSLALGLGVSQVPEFLAHMPAALRNVLESGVATGGICALVMNWFLPDSKISA; encoded by the coding sequence ATGAGCGCACTCGAAAAGCCGCCTGCGACCGACGAATTGGTGTTCGGTCTGGAAGACCGGCCCAAGCCCCTGATCAGCCTGCTGGCGGCCCTGCAGCATCTGCTGGCGATCATCGTGCCGATCGTCACCCCAGGCCTGCTGATCTGCCAGGCGCTCGGCGTGTCGGCGCGCGACACCAACCTGATCGTCTCGATGTCGCTGGTGATTTCCGGGATCGCCACCTTCGTTCAGTGCAAACGCTTCGGCCCCTTCGGTGCCGGTCTGCTGATCGTGCAAGGCACCAGCTTCAACTTTGTCGGCCCGCTGATTGCCGGCGGCGCACTGATGGTGCAGCAAGGCACACCAGTGGAAGCGGTGATGGCGGCGATCTTCGGCGTGGTGATCGCCGGTTCGTTTATCGAGATGGGCGTGTCGCGCATTCTGCCGTTCGTCAAACGCCTGATTTCGCCGCTGGTCACCGGCATCGTGGTGCTGATGATCGGCCTGACCCTGATCAAGATCGGCCTGATCAGCATGGGCGGCGGCTTCTCGGCGATGGCCGACGGTACCTTTGCCAACACTGAAAACCTGCTGCTATCCGGCGTGGTGCTGGCGGTGATCGTGGTACTCAACCGCATTCCGCTGATCTGGATGCGCAGCTGCGCCATCATTATCGCCCTGGCGATCGGCTATGCCCTGGCCGGCTACCTGGGTCGCCTGGACTTCACCGGCATGCGCGAAGCCGAGCTGTTTCAGGTGCCCATGCCGCTGCATTTTGGCCTGGGGTTTTCCTGGAGCCTGTTTATTCCCATGCTGGTGATCTACCTGGTGACCTCGCTGGAAGCCATTGGTGATGTCACCGCCACCAGCAAGATTTCCCGCCAGCCGGTCGAAGGCCCGTTGTGGATGCAGCGGATCAAGGGCGGCGTGCTGGTCAACGGTGCCAACTCGTTGCTGGCCGGGTTGTTCAACACCTTCCCCAGCTCGGTGTTTGCGCAGAACAACGGGGTGATTCAGCTGACCGGCATCGCCAGCCGCCATATCGGCCTGTGGATTGCTGCCATGCTGGTGATTCTCGGCCTGTTCCCCAGCGTGGCCGGGGTGATTCAAGCGGTGCCGGAGCCGGTACTGGGTGGCGCGGCGCTGGTGATGTTTGGTGCCGTTGCCGCCGCCGGGATCAATATCCTCGCCGGCGTGCACCTGGACCGTCGCGCCCTGCTGATCATCTCGGTGTCCCTGGCCCTCGGCCTCGGCGTGTCGCAGGTGCCGGAGTTCCTCGCGCACATGCCAGCCGCCCTGCGCAACGTGCTGGAGTCCGGCGTCGCCACCGGCGGCATCTGCGCCCTGGTGATGAACTGGTTCCTGCCTGACAGTAAAATCAGCGCCTAA
- the ilvD gene encoding dihydroxy-acid dehydratase: MPDYRSKTSTHGRNMAGARALWRATGMKDEDFKKPIIAVANSFTQFVPGHVHLKDMGQLVAREIERAGGVAKEFNTIAVDDGIAMGHDGMLYSLPSREIIADSVEYMVNAHCADAIVCISNCDKITPGMLMAALRLNIPVIFVSGGPMEAGKTKLASHGLDLVDAMVIAADESASDEKVAEYERSACPTCGSCSGMFTANSMNCLMEALGLALPGNGSTLATHSDREQLFLQAGRTVVELCKRYYQGNDESVLPRNIANFKAFENAMSLDIAMGGSTNTILHLLAAAQEAEIDFDLRDIDRLSRIVPQLCKVAPNIQKYHMEDVHRAGGIFSILGSLARGGLLHTDLPTVHSTSMAEAIAKWDITQTADEAVHTFFRAGPAGIPTQTAFSQSTRWDTVDDDRENGCIRSVEHAYSQEGGLAVLYGNIALDGCVVKTAGVDESIHIFEGSAKIFESQDSAVRGILADEVQAGDIVIIRYEGPKGGPGMQEMLYPTSYLKSKGLGKECALLTDGRFSGGTSGLSIGHASPEAAAGGAIGLVREGDKILINIHERTINLLVSDEEISHRRHEQDKKGWKPVEQRPRKVTTALKAYALLATSADKGAVRDKALLEKLVP, translated from the coding sequence ATGCCTGATTACCGCTCAAAGACCTCTACCCACGGCCGCAACATGGCCGGCGCTCGTGCCTTGTGGCGCGCCACCGGGATGAAGGACGAAGACTTCAAGAAGCCGATCATCGCCGTCGCCAACTCCTTTACCCAGTTCGTGCCCGGCCACGTGCACCTGAAAGACATGGGCCAACTGGTTGCCCGCGAAATCGAGCGTGCCGGTGGCGTCGCCAAAGAATTCAACACCATCGCGGTCGATGACGGCATCGCCATGGGCCACGACGGCATGCTCTATTCGCTGCCGAGCCGCGAGATCATCGCCGACTCCGTCGAATACATGGTTAACGCCCACTGCGCCGACGCCATCGTCTGCATCAGTAACTGCGACAAGATTACCCCCGGTATGCTGATGGCCGCTTTGCGCCTGAACATCCCGGTAATTTTCGTCTCCGGCGGGCCGATGGAAGCCGGCAAAACCAAGCTGGCCAGCCACGGCCTGGACCTGGTTGACGCCATGGTGATTGCCGCTGACGAAAGCGCCAGCGATGAGAAGGTCGCCGAATACGAGCGCAGCGCCTGCCCGACCTGCGGCAGCTGCTCCGGCATGTTTACCGCCAACTCGATGAACTGCCTGATGGAGGCCCTGGGGCTGGCCCTGCCGGGCAATGGTTCGACCCTGGCCACTCACAGCGACCGCGAGCAGCTGTTCCTGCAGGCCGGGCGCACCGTGGTCGAGCTGTGCAAGCGCTACTACCAGGGTAACGATGAGTCGGTATTGCCGCGCAATATCGCCAACTTCAAGGCGTTCGAAAACGCCATGAGTCTGGACATCGCCATGGGCGGTTCGACCAACACCATCCTGCACCTGCTGGCGGCGGCCCAGGAAGCCGAGATCGACTTCGACCTGCGCGACATCGACCGCCTGTCGCGCATCGTGCCGCAACTGTGCAAAGTCGCGCCGAACATCCAGAAGTACCACATGGAAGATGTACACCGCGCCGGCGGCATCTTCAGCATCCTCGGTTCGCTGGCCCGTGGCGGCCTGCTGCACACCGACCTGCCGACCGTGCACAGCACATCCATGGCCGAAGCCATCGCCAAGTGGGACATCACCCAGACCGCAGATGAAGCCGTGCACACCTTCTTCCGCGCCGGCCCCGCCGGCATCCCCACGCAGACGGCGTTCAGCCAGAGCACGCGCTGGGATACGGTCGACGACGACCGCGAGAACGGCTGCATCCGCAGCGTCGAGCATGCGTACTCGCAAGAAGGCGGCCTGGCCGTGCTCTACGGCAACATCGCTCTCGACGGCTGCGTGGTGAAAACCGCAGGCGTGGATGAGTCGATCCACATCTTCGAAGGCAGTGCAAAAATCTTCGAGAGCCAGGACAGTGCCGTACGCGGCATCCTCGCCGACGAAGTACAGGCCGGCGACATCGTGATCATCCGCTACGAAGGCCCGAAAGGCGGCCCGGGCATGCAGGAAATGCTCTACCCAACCTCGTACCTGAAATCCAAGGGGCTGGGTAAGGAATGCGCCCTGCTCACCGATGGTCGCTTCTCGGGCGGTACTTCGGGGCTGTCGATCGGCCACGCGTCGCCGGAAGCCGCCGCTGGCGGGGCCATCGGCCTGGTGCGCGAGGGTGACAAGATCCTGATCAACATCCACGAGCGCACCATCAATCTGCTGGTCAGCGACGAAGAGATTTCCCATCGCCGTCACGAGCAGGACAAGAAAGGCTGGAAGCCGGTGGAGCAGCGCCCACGCAAAGTCACCACGGCACTGAAGGCCTACGCCCTGCTCGCCACCAGCGCCGACAAAGGCGCGGTCCGTGACAAGGCGCTGCTGGAAAAACTGGTGCCCTAG
- a CDS encoding ABC transporter permease translates to MSKIPAYYGFWYHLGSWLLKTSSWLVLLFLIMPILVIIPLSFNVEPFFSFTEGMLTLQPEAYSLRWYSAIFSDDKWLLAIKNSFLIGFFATLLATVLGTCAAVGLARDDMPMRRLITALLLSPMIVPLIITAAGMFFFYSDLGLAGNYLGVIIAHAALGTPFVIITVTATLTGFDYSLARAAINLGATPLRVFFDIIMPLIRPGVISGALFAFITSFDEVVVILFMAGPQQRTIPRQMFSGLREQINPSILAIATLLILMSIVLLITIELLRRRATRMRGIEQIE, encoded by the coding sequence ATGTCCAAGATTCCCGCCTACTACGGCTTTTGGTATCACTTGGGTAGCTGGTTGTTGAAGACCAGTTCCTGGCTGGTGCTGCTGTTTTTGATCATGCCGATCCTGGTGATCATTCCACTGTCGTTCAACGTCGAACCGTTCTTCAGCTTTACCGAAGGCATGCTCACCCTGCAGCCCGAGGCTTACTCGCTGCGCTGGTACAGCGCGATTTTCAGCGATGACAAATGGCTGCTGGCAATCAAGAACAGCTTTCTCATCGGTTTCTTCGCCACCCTGCTGGCCACCGTGCTGGGCACCTGCGCGGCGGTAGGCTTGGCCCGTGACGACATGCCAATGCGCCGACTGATTACCGCGCTGCTGCTGTCGCCGATGATCGTGCCGTTGATCATCACCGCCGCCGGCATGTTCTTCTTCTATTCCGACCTCGGCCTGGCCGGTAACTACCTCGGCGTCATCATTGCCCACGCCGCCCTTGGCACGCCGTTTGTGATCATCACCGTCACCGCCACCCTCACCGGTTTTGACTACAGCCTGGCGCGCGCCGCGATCAATCTCGGGGCCACGCCGCTGCGGGTGTTCTTCGACATCATCATGCCGCTGATTCGTCCAGGGGTGATTAGCGGTGCGCTGTTCGCCTTTATCACCTCGTTCGACGAGGTGGTGGTGATCCTGTTTATGGCCGGGCCACAGCAACGCACCATCCCCCGGCAAATGTTCTCGGGCCTGCGCGAGCAGATCAACCCGAGCATTCTGGCCATCGCCACCCTGCTGATTCTGATGTCGATTGTGCTGCTGATCACCATCGAGCTGCTGCGCCGACGCGCCACCCGCATGCGCGGTATCGAGCAGATTGAATAA
- a CDS encoding ABC transporter permease, whose amino-acid sequence MSTLTRTEASQASSALNKKRLTAFLFVVPLLIFILLSFVAPIASMLWRSVHHPTVATLIPLTLSELQRWDGKTVPDQQTLNVFAQELHSLAKVRESGKLAEEINRASAGMSSVVKSTARKVSRLDSQQLAQQGGDILLKSHRKWSRPDIWFAIQRAGKPYTYDYYLTALDLELDQEHGIQVREDTQIYLQLYSKTLSMALVITMFCALLGYPLAYYLARLPENRANLLLVLVLLPFWTSLLVRTTAWIALLQTNGVINTFLLGIGVINQPFEMLYTSFATVVAMTHILLPFMILPLYSVMRGIDPSYLRAALSLGARPIPAFARIYFPMTLPGLSAGALLVFIISVGYYITPALVGGTDGQMISNIIAFHMQRSNNWELAAALGSLLLALILLLYWLYDRFVGASNIKLG is encoded by the coding sequence TTGTCCACTCTCACCCGCACCGAAGCCAGCCAAGCCTCCAGCGCCCTCAATAAGAAGCGCCTCACCGCCTTTCTATTTGTCGTGCCGTTGCTGATCTTTATCCTGCTGAGCTTTGTTGCACCGATTGCCAGCATGCTCTGGCGCAGTGTCCACCACCCCACGGTGGCCACCCTGATTCCGCTGACCCTGAGCGAGCTGCAACGCTGGGACGGCAAAACGGTTCCTGACCAACAAACCCTGAACGTATTTGCCCAAGAGCTGCACAGCCTGGCCAAAGTGCGTGAATCCGGCAAATTAGCCGAAGAAATCAACCGTGCCTCAGCTGGCATGTCCAGCGTGGTCAAATCCACCGCTCGTAAAGTCTCACGCTTGGATAGCCAGCAACTGGCACAGCAAGGTGGCGACATCCTGCTCAAATCGCATCGAAAATGGAGCAGGCCGGATATCTGGTTCGCCATCCAGCGCGCAGGCAAACCCTACACCTATGACTACTACCTGACGGCCCTCGACCTCGAACTCGATCAAGAGCACGGCATCCAGGTGCGCGAGGACACACAGATTTACCTGCAGCTGTACAGCAAGACCCTGAGCATGGCGCTGGTGATCACCATGTTCTGCGCCCTGCTCGGCTATCCGCTGGCCTATTACCTGGCGCGCCTACCGGAAAACCGCGCCAACCTGCTGCTGGTGCTGGTGCTGTTGCCGTTCTGGACCTCGCTGCTGGTACGCACCACCGCCTGGATAGCGCTGCTACAAACCAATGGGGTGATTAACACCTTCCTGCTCGGCATCGGCGTGATCAACCAACCCTTCGAGATGCTCTACACCTCGTTCGCCACGGTGGTGGCGATGACCCATATCCTCTTGCCGTTTATGATTCTGCCGCTGTACAGCGTGATGCGCGGCATCGACCCCAGCTACCTGCGCGCAGCACTGTCGCTGGGTGCGCGACCGATTCCGGCCTTCGCCCGCATCTACTTCCCGATGACCCTGCCGGGCCTGAGCGCGGGGGCTTTGCTGGTGTTCATCATCTCGGTGGGCTACTACATCACCCCGGCACTGGTCGGCGGCACCGATGGGCAGATGATCAGCAACATCATCGCCTTCCACATGCAGCGCTCGAACAACTGGGAACTGGCGGCCGCGCTGGGCTCCTTGCTACTCGCGCTGATCCTGCTGCTGTACTGGCTGTACGACCGCTTTGTCGGCGCCAGCAATATCAAACTGGGATGA
- a CDS encoding ABC transporter substrate-binding protein, with protein sequence MARILTTRFSTFALAAALGTASFAASAEETLTVVSWGGAYGAAQQKHVIDPYQKDTGNKVLFEDYTGGVAEIKAQVESGNIQWDVVDFEVIDLERACSEGLLETIPHDILPAGIDGVPADQDFIPEALASECAVGNIVWSVVFAYNEKTIGGTKAASITDFFDTSKIPGKRALRKRPQVNMEWALLADGVAPGDVYEMLSTPEGQARAFAKLDTIKQDIVWFDSWSQAPQLLNDGGAVLVQSANGRFYDAIRQEKKPFVIVWDGHVYDLDAWAIVKGSKKKDLALKFIAYATGSKPLAGMPDVAYGPTRKSSMPLADQSAAPHLPTAHLDKGMQAGSDFWADYGESLGEKFNEWLLK encoded by the coding sequence ATGGCTAGAATACTGACCACCCGCTTTTCCACCTTCGCCCTCGCAGCAGCACTGGGGACGGCGAGTTTCGCCGCCAGCGCCGAGGAAACCCTGACAGTTGTCTCCTGGGGCGGTGCCTATGGCGCAGCCCAGCAAAAACACGTGATTGACCCGTACCAGAAGGACACCGGCAACAAGGTGCTGTTCGAGGACTACACCGGCGGCGTGGCCGAGATCAAAGCCCAGGTCGAGTCTGGCAATATTCAGTGGGACGTAGTCGACTTCGAGGTGATTGACCTTGAGCGCGCCTGTTCCGAAGGGCTGCTGGAAACCATCCCGCACGACATCCTGCCGGCCGGCATCGATGGCGTCCCCGCCGACCAGGACTTTATCCCCGAAGCCCTGGCCAGTGAGTGCGCAGTCGGCAACATCGTCTGGTCCGTGGTCTTCGCGTACAACGAGAAGACCATCGGCGGTACCAAGGCGGCGAGCATCACCGATTTCTTCGACACCAGCAAAATCCCCGGTAAGCGCGCCCTGCGCAAACGCCCACAGGTCAACATGGAATGGGCCTTGCTGGCTGATGGCGTAGCCCCGGGCGACGTCTACGAAATGCTCTCCACCCCAGAAGGCCAGGCCCGCGCCTTTGCCAAGCTGGATACCATCAAGCAGGACATCGTCTGGTTCGACTCGTGGTCGCAGGCTCCGCAGCTGCTCAACGATGGCGGCGCCGTGCTGGTGCAATCCGCTAACGGCCGCTTCTATGACGCCATTCGCCAAGAGAAGAAGCCGTTCGTTATCGTCTGGGACGGCCACGTCTATGACCTCGACGCCTGGGCCATTGTCAAAGGCTCGAAGAAGAAGGACCTGGCGCTGAAGTTCATTGCCTATGCCACCGGCTCCAAGCCACTAGCGGGCATGCCGGATGTGGCCTATGGCCCGACCCGCAAGTCGTCCATGCCGCTGGCTGATCAGAGCGCTGCTCCGCACCTGCCTACCGCGCACTTGGACAAAGGTATGCAGGCCGGCTCGGACTTCTGGGCTGACTACGGTGAGTCCCTTGGTGAGAAGTTCAACGAGTGGCTGCTGAAGTAA
- a CDS encoding ABC transporter ATP-binding protein encodes MADLAGDKPFLQFTNVKKTYDQKNLVVKDFNLDVAKGEFITLLGPSGSGKTTCLMMLAGFEDVTSGEILINGRSVTSIAPYQRNIGMVFQQYALFPHMTLRENLAYPLKIRKQPKDVINAKVDEYLSLVELLDFGNRFPGQLSGGQRQRVALARALIFAPDIVLMDEPLGALDKKLREQMQFEIKRLHEQLGFTVIYVTHDQTEALTMSDRIAVFESGIVQQCAAPHVLYERPANLFVAGFIGESNKLKGVIEAVHQDSVEVRLEAGGVVSALKANCTEVGLPTTVSIRPEKLSFTERLGSNGNQVMARFVTRHYVGEYIRYHFMTADGTELVVKNMNDSSAPQLSAKEEVALAWLPQDSQALDRPVVTTP; translated from the coding sequence ATGGCTGACCTAGCGGGGGACAAACCGTTCCTGCAATTCACCAACGTGAAAAAGACTTACGACCAAAAGAATTTGGTCGTCAAAGACTTCAATCTGGACGTGGCCAAGGGCGAATTCATCACCCTGCTCGGCCCTTCGGGCTCAGGCAAAACCACCTGCCTGATGATGCTCGCCGGGTTCGAAGACGTGACCAGCGGTGAGATCCTGATCAACGGCCGTTCGGTCACCAGCATTGCGCCGTACCAGCGCAATATCGGCATGGTGTTCCAGCAGTACGCACTGTTCCCGCACATGACCCTGCGCGAGAACCTGGCCTACCCACTGAAAATTCGCAAACAGCCCAAGGACGTGATTAACGCCAAGGTCGATGAATACCTGTCGCTGGTCGAATTACTGGACTTCGGTAACCGCTTCCCCGGCCAGCTCTCTGGCGGCCAACGCCAGCGAGTCGCCTTGGCCCGCGCCTTGATCTTCGCCCCGGACATCGTGCTGATGGACGAACCCCTCGGGGCCCTCGACAAGAAGCTGCGCGAGCAGATGCAGTTCGAGATCAAACGCCTGCACGAACAGCTCGGCTTCACCGTGATCTACGTGACTCACGATCAGACCGAAGCGCTGACCATGAGCGACCGGATTGCCGTATTTGAAAGCGGCATCGTCCAGCAATGCGCCGCGCCGCATGTGCTGTATGAACGTCCGGCCAACCTGTTCGTCGCCGGCTTTATTGGCGAGAGCAACAAACTCAAGGGCGTGATCGAAGCCGTCCACCAGGACAGCGTTGAGGTTCGCCTGGAAGCCGGCGGCGTGGTCAGCGCCCTAAAGGCCAACTGCACGGAAGTCGGCCTACCCACCACCGTATCGATTCGCCCGGAAAAACTCAGCTTTACCGAGCGCCTCGGCAGCAACGGCAATCAGGTCATGGCCCGATTCGTCACCCGCCACTACGTTGGCGAATACATTCGCTATCACTTCATGACAGCTGACGGCACCGAGCTGGTGGTGAAGAACATGAATGACAGCAGTGCCCCGCAACTCAGTGCCAAGGAAGAAGTCGCCCTGGCCTGGCTGCCGCAAGACAGTCAGGCCCTGGATCGCCCCGTCGTCACGACACCCTGA
- a CDS encoding class I SAM-dependent rRNA methyltransferase, which yields MSLPSLRLKANADRRLRAGHLWIYSNEIDVAATPLSGFAAGDQAILEAAGGKALGVVAMSPNNLICARLLSRDVKHVLDKSLLVHRLNVALSLRERLFDKPCYRLVFGDSDLLPGLVVDRFFDILVVQLASATMERHKDDVLAALIQVCKPSGILLKNDSAARDAEGLARYVETPFGVVPEWVALEENGVKFEAPVIEGQKTGWFYDHRMNRARLAPYVKGKRVLDLFSYIGGWGVQAAAFGASDVMCVDASGFALDGVERNAALNGLTDKVACVEGDVFEALKQLKASEERFDVIVADPPAFIKRKKDLKNGEGAYRRLNEQAMRLLNKDGILISASCSMHLPEDDLQNILLTSARHLDRNIQLLERGAQGPDHPVHPAIAETRYIKSLTVRLLPNS from the coding sequence ATGTCCCTGCCCAGCCTGCGCCTGAAAGCCAACGCCGATCGACGCCTGCGCGCCGGCCATCTGTGGATCTACAGCAACGAAATCGACGTCGCCGCCACGCCGCTGAGCGGCTTTGCCGCCGGCGACCAAGCCATCCTCGAAGCAGCCGGCGGTAAAGCGCTGGGCGTCGTGGCGATGAGCCCGAACAACCTGATCTGCGCTCGCCTGCTGTCACGTGACGTCAAGCATGTGCTGGACAAATCCTTGCTGGTGCACCGCCTCAACGTCGCCCTGTCATTGCGCGAGCGTCTGTTCGACAAGCCCTGCTACCGCCTGGTATTCGGCGACTCCGACCTGCTGCCGGGCCTGGTGGTCGACCGCTTCTTCGACATTTTGGTGGTGCAACTGGCTTCAGCGACCATGGAGCGGCATAAAGACGACGTCCTCGCCGCCCTGATTCAGGTGTGCAAGCCGAGCGGCATCCTGCTCAAGAACGATTCTGCCGCGCGCGATGCCGAAGGCCTGGCGCGTTACGTCGAGACCCCATTCGGCGTGGTGCCGGAGTGGGTCGCCCTGGAAGAGAACGGGGTGAAGTTCGAAGCCCCGGTGATTGAAGGGCAGAAGACCGGCTGGTTCTACGACCACCGCATGAACCGCGCACGCCTGGCCCCCTACGTTAAAGGCAAGCGTGTGCTCGACCTGTTCAGCTACATCGGCGGCTGGGGTGTACAGGCTGCAGCCTTTGGTGCCAGTGACGTGATGTGCGTGGACGCCTCCGGCTTCGCGCTAGACGGCGTAGAGCGCAACGCCGCGCTGAACGGCCTGACCGATAAGGTCGCCTGCGTTGAAGGCGATGTGTTCGAAGCACTGAAACAGCTCAAGGCTTCGGAAGAGCGCTTCGACGTCATCGTTGCCGACCCGCCCGCCTTTATCAAACGCAAGAAAGACCTGAAGAACGGCGAAGGCGCCTACCGCCGCCTCAACGAGCAAGCCATGCGCCTGCTCAACAAGGACGGCATCCTGATCAGCGCCAGCTGCTCCATGCACCTGCCGGAAGATGACCTGCAAAACATCCTGCTGACCAGCGCGCGCCACCTGGATCGCAATATTCAGTTGCTCGAACGCGGCGCCCAAGGCCCGGATCATCCTGTGCATCCGGCGATTGCCGAAACCCGTTACATCAAGAGCCTGACCGTGCGCCTGCTGCCCAACAGCTAA